In Aneurinibacillus migulanus, the genomic window CCGGGATTGCTTCATCCAAGAGGTGAAGCCAGACGGACAAATCGTCTGGAACTCGCACGGAACCACTTGTGCCAACTGCATGAACATCGCTGCGGAAGCCATTGTCATGAAGCAGAAAGGTAAAGGTTTACTTGAAATCCGTCAGTATATTGATAATAAATACAAAGAAGGATTTGCAAAGCCGACACCTACGCCAATGCCTCAAGCATAACTGCTCAGCAAAGGGACAGGACCTGACAATCCGCTCCTGTTCCTTTACCACTCCTCTTTTTTCTGCTATGTAAACACCCCTCTGCTTCTGCCTTGTTCAAAATGAAAAAGCCCGATTGCAGATATATGAACCGCAACCGGACTTCCATCCGTTTTATTTTACCTTACCCCGGTCTAATGGGCAGTAAAACCCCCACTTCACGTGCGCTACATGGAGGATAACTGCCCCTAAGACCCCGATAAGTGCAACTAACCATCAGCAGGGGATAAGGAGCCCCCCGCTAACGGAAGTTTTACTTTATATTTCTTTCCCTGCCATGTGTCTCTCTGCTTCAATTCAGCGTCAATCGCATTAAGTACTTCCCATTTCTTCCGGCTCCACATCGGTCCGATAAGCAAGTCAGGAGGCCCGTCACCAGTCAGACGGTGGACCACCATCTCGGGAGGTAGGATTTCTAATGCATCAGCGATTAGCCGTACATATTGATCTTGTTCCAGAAACTCCAACAGACCTGCTTCGTACTGCTTTACCATTGGTGTTTTGCGGAGCAGATGAAGCAGGTGGATTTTGATACCTTGCACATCCATATCCGCTACCGCCCGGGCTGTCTCCATCATCATCTTTTCCGTTTCGCCTGGCAATCCAAAGATGATATGCGAGCATACACGTATACCATGCTTACGCAATTTTTCTACGCCCTCATAGTAGCAAGCTGTATCATGTGCACGGTTAATGAGCTGAGATGTCGATTCATGAATCGTCTGCAAGCCGAGTTCAACCCACAAGTACGTCTTCTTATTTAATTCCGCCAGCAGCTCTACTACATCATCGGGCAGACAATCAGGCCGGGTCGCAATAGATAAGCCCACTACATTCTCTTGT contains:
- a CDS encoding TIGR01212 family radical SAM protein (This family includes YhcC from E. coli K-12, an uncharacterized radical SAM protein.) codes for the protein MNEIQQANAPLLWGDKRYHTWNHHLRQQFGEKVFKVMLDAGFTCPNRDGTIATGGCTFCSARGSGDFAGWRRDDLVTQFNEVKERQHKKWPDAKYIGYFQAYSNTYAPVDVLRDYYEIILEQENVVGLSIATRPDCLPDDVVELLAELNKKTYLWVELGLQTIHESTSQLINRAHDTACYYEGVEKLRKHGIRVCSHIIFGLPGETEKMMMETARAVADMDVQGIKIHLLHLLRKTPMVKQYEAGLLEFLEQDQYVRLIADALEILPPEMVVHRLTGDGPPDLLIGPMWSRKKWEVLNAIDAELKQRDTWQGKKYKVKLPLAGGSLSPADG